From Halapricum desulfuricans, a single genomic window includes:
- a CDS encoding NAD(P)-dependent alcohol dehydrogenase, translating into MKAFVMEDVGETAVVEKERPEAGPMDAIIKPTVGLVCTSDVHTVHGAIGERENLTLGHEVVGVVEEVGEAVEDFEPGDRVAVGAITPDWNSEAAQDGHPSQSNGALGGWKFANVKDGTFAEYAHINDADGNLAHIPDGVTDHEAVYTADMLSTGFAGAENADIPMGGTVAVFAQGPVGMMATKGAELQGAGRIIAVETVENRKELAREYGATDIVDFQDGDPVEQIMELTDGEGVDASIEALGADETFQDCIRATKPGGTFSNVGYHGEGEFRHVPREEWGVGMAEIDIVTDLCPGGRLRIRRLLNLLEQGKVDPTKMTTHEFDFEDIETAFEMMDTKEDDIIKPLIHFD; encoded by the coding sequence ATGAAAGCATTTGTCATGGAAGACGTCGGCGAGACGGCAGTCGTCGAGAAAGAGCGGCCGGAGGCCGGGCCGATGGACGCGATCATCAAGCCCACAGTCGGACTGGTCTGTACCTCGGACGTACACACCGTCCACGGCGCGATCGGCGAGCGAGAGAACCTCACACTGGGTCACGAAGTCGTCGGCGTCGTCGAGGAGGTCGGCGAGGCGGTCGAGGACTTCGAGCCCGGCGACCGCGTCGCGGTCGGCGCGATCACGCCCGACTGGAACTCCGAGGCGGCCCAGGACGGGCATCCCTCCCAGTCGAACGGTGCGCTGGGCGGCTGGAAGTTCGCCAACGTCAAGGACGGCACGTTCGCCGAGTACGCACACATCAACGACGCTGACGGCAACCTCGCGCACATTCCCGACGGCGTCACCGACCACGAGGCCGTCTACACGGCCGACATGCTCTCGACGGGCTTCGCCGGCGCGGAAAACGCCGACATCCCGATGGGCGGGACAGTCGCGGTCTTCGCGCAGGGGCCTGTCGGGATGATGGCGACGAAAGGCGCGGAACTCCAGGGTGCCGGGCGGATCATCGCCGTCGAGACTGTCGAGAACCGGAAGGAGCTGGCTCGCGAGTACGGAGCCACCGACATCGTCGACTTCCAGGACGGCGATCCGGTCGAGCAGATCATGGAGCTGACCGACGGCGAGGGCGTCGACGCCTCGATCGAGGCGCTCGGGGCCGACGAGACCTTCCAGGACTGCATCCGGGCGACAAAGCCGGGCGGCACGTTCTCGAACGTCGGCTATCACGGCGAGGGCGAGTTCCGCCACGTCCCCCGCGAGGAGTGGGGCGTCGGGATGGCCGAGATCGACATCGTCACCGACCTCTGTCCCGGCGGACGCCTGCGCATCAGGCGGCTGCTGAACCTCCTCGAACAGGGGAAGGTCGACCCGACGAAGATGACGACCCACGAGTTCGATTTCGAAGACATCGAGACGGCCTTCGAGATGATGGACACCAAAGAGGACGACATCATCAAGCCGCTGATCCACTTCGACTGA
- a CDS encoding thioredoxin family protein gives MSATFDPEQPPGRPVNLADGEELAAFVDTYEDVLVEFYTDGCGICASMEPVLGGVAREGVVVGMINPRNDPPLIDEYEIASVPTFVRFQDGEPADRIAEGFVPGEELQAFAQG, from the coding sequence ATGAGTGCTACATTTGATCCGGAACAGCCGCCCGGGCGCCCCGTCAACCTGGCCGACGGAGAGGAATTGGCGGCGTTCGTCGACACCTACGAGGACGTGCTCGTCGAGTTCTACACCGACGGCTGTGGCATCTGTGCGTCGATGGAGCCTGTCCTCGGCGGCGTCGCTCGCGAGGGCGTCGTCGTCGGGATGATCAACCCCCGAAACGATCCGCCGCTGATCGACGAATACGAGATCGCGAGCGTTCCGACGTTCGTCAGGTTCCAGGACGGTGAACCGGCCGACCGAATCGCCGAGGGATTCGTTCCCGGCGAGGAACTGCAGGCGTTCGCACAGGGCTAG
- a CDS encoding phytoene desaturase family protein: protein MFDDTPLDGEDVTVIGGGFGGLASAAYLADAGADVTVLEQNERLGGAANLIEEDGFRFDTGPSWYLMPDVFERFFGHFGRSPEEYYDLERLDPHYRVFYADSDPQPEKGSPYSDEIDADCDWVSTTPDLDQCRDIFAAYEDGGGETFEEYLDTAEYSYDVGMEHFVYEDRSRFRDMLDRDVARAGRGLSLLGSMQEHVESYFEEPKLQQLLQYTLVFLGGSPHNTPGLYNLMAHVDYNLGVYYPEGGMYSVVEAMVGLGEELGVEYRTGRTVTDIQDTTTGVALQTTAGRHRTDVAVANANPAYVERELLSPAKRDHEPDYWDDKTYAPSAIMYYFGIEGDVGPLAHHSLVFPDDWDPHFESIFEEPAWPEDPAYYLSVPSKTDDTVAPEGHHAVVILVPIAPGLDDDGETRERYREKILGELAENVGVDLRDRIVFERSACVSEYRSQYNYPQGTALGLAHTLRQTGPLRPSHRAANFEDLYYVGSYTNPGIGVPMTLISGQHVAEAVVEDRTRSGMAARLPRVVKGRF, encoded by the coding sequence ATGTTCGACGATACTCCACTCGACGGCGAGGACGTGACAGTGATCGGCGGCGGTTTCGGGGGGCTCGCGTCGGCCGCGTATCTGGCCGACGCCGGGGCCGACGTGACCGTGCTCGAACAGAACGAGCGCCTCGGCGGCGCGGCGAATCTCATCGAAGAAGACGGGTTCCGGTTCGACACCGGGCCGTCCTGGTATCTCATGCCCGACGTCTTCGAGCGGTTTTTCGGGCATTTCGGCCGCTCGCCCGAGGAGTACTACGACCTGGAGCGGCTCGACCCACATTACCGGGTGTTCTACGCCGACAGCGACCCACAGCCCGAGAAGGGATCGCCCTACAGCGACGAGATCGACGCCGACTGTGACTGGGTGAGTACGACGCCCGATCTCGACCAGTGTCGGGACATCTTCGCGGCCTACGAGGACGGCGGCGGCGAGACATTCGAGGAGTATCTCGATACCGCCGAGTACTCCTACGATGTCGGGATGGAACACTTCGTCTACGAGGACCGATCGCGGTTTCGGGACATGCTCGATCGCGACGTCGCCCGGGCCGGCCGCGGGCTGTCGCTGCTGGGGTCGATGCAGGAGCACGTCGAGTCGTACTTCGAGGAGCCGAAACTCCAGCAACTGCTCCAGTACACGCTGGTCTTTCTGGGTGGCTCACCGCACAACACGCCCGGGCTCTACAATCTCATGGCCCACGTCGATTACAACCTCGGCGTCTACTATCCCGAGGGCGGGATGTACAGCGTCGTCGAGGCGATGGTGGGGCTCGGCGAGGAGCTAGGTGTCGAGTACCGGACCGGCCGTACCGTGACCGACATCCAGGACACGACCACCGGCGTCGCCCTGCAGACGACTGCGGGCCGCCACCGGACCGACGTGGCCGTCGCCAACGCCAACCCGGCCTACGTCGAGCGGGAACTGCTCTCGCCGGCCAAGCGCGATCACGAACCCGACTACTGGGACGACAAGACCTACGCGCCCTCGGCGATCATGTACTACTTCGGAATCGAGGGCGACGTGGGGCCGCTCGCTCATCACTCGCTGGTGTTTCCCGATGACTGGGACCCCCACTTCGAGTCGATCTTCGAGGAGCCGGCCTGGCCCGAGGACCCCGCGTACTACCTCTCGGTCCCCTCTAAGACCGACGACACCGTCGCGCCCGAGGGCCACCACGCGGTCGTGATCCTCGTCCCGATCGCGCCGGGGCTGGACGACGACGGGGAGACCCGCGAACGCTACCGCGAGAAGATCCTCGGGGAACTGGCCGAGAACGTCGGCGTCGACCTGCGCGATCGGATCGTCTTCGAGCGCTCCGCGTGCGTCTCCGAGTATCGGTCCCAGTACAACTACCCGCAGGGAACGGCGCTGGGGTTGGCTCATACGTTGCGCCAGACCGGCCCGCTCCGGCCGTCCCACCGCGCCGCCAACTTCGAGGACCTCTATTACGTCGGCAGCTACACCAACCCGGGGATCGGCGTTCCGATGACGCTGATCAGCGGCCAGCACGTCGCCGAGGCGGTCGTCGAGGACCGCACGCGGAGCGGCATGGCCGCGCGATTGCCCCGCGTTGTCAAGGGTCGATTTTAA
- the brz gene encoding transcriptional regulator Brz, with product MGIRQLRCPECGADTNMGLPRDSTVQGISTTEPPEPDADGRKIRPVACPNDHEFYVTFTF from the coding sequence ATGGGCATCCGGCAACTGCGCTGTCCCGAGTGTGGCGCCGACACGAACATGGGACTCCCTCGGGACTCGACCGTCCAAGGCATCTCGACGACCGAGCCGCCCGAACCGGACGCGGACGGCCGCAAGATCAGACCGGTCGCCTGCCCGAACGATCACGAGTTCTACGTCACGTTCACGTTCTAA
- the thiE gene encoding thiamine phosphate synthase: MTDWDVYLVTQGSLSKERSTREIVQAAIDGGVGVVQLREKDMSARERYELGLDLREMTREADVPLIVNDRVDIAGAIDADGVHLGDADLPIEVARESLGEDAIVGRSVSFVEDAREAQRAGADYLGVGAIYATGSKDDIDEEEYAIGLDRLESIVEAVDIPVVGIGGVDASNAGDVAAAGADGVAVITAITGAADPESATRRLGAAVQAGRTDG; the protein is encoded by the coding sequence ATGACTGACTGGGACGTGTATCTCGTCACGCAGGGCAGCCTCTCGAAGGAGCGGAGCACACGCGAGATAGTGCAGGCCGCCATCGACGGCGGCGTCGGCGTCGTCCAGCTCCGGGAGAAAGACATGTCCGCCCGCGAGCGCTACGAACTCGGCCTGGATCTCCGGGAGATGACGCGCGAGGCCGACGTGCCGCTGATCGTCAACGATCGCGTCGACATCGCGGGGGCGATCGACGCCGACGGCGTCCACCTGGGTGACGCGGATCTCCCCATCGAAGTCGCCCGGGAGTCGCTCGGCGAGGACGCCATCGTCGGCCGCTCGGTGTCGTTCGTCGAGGACGCCCGCGAGGCCCAGCGGGCGGGCGCGGACTACCTGGGCGTCGGCGCGATCTACGCGACCGGCTCGAAAGACGACATCGACGAGGAGGAGTACGCGATCGGGCTCGATCGCCTGGAGTCGATCGTCGAGGCCGTCGACATCCCGGTCGTGGGCATCGGCGGCGTCGACGCGAGCAACGCCGGCGACGTGGCGGCGGCCGGCGCGGACGGTGTGGCGGTCATCACGGCCATCACGGGGGCGGCCGATCCCGAGTCGGCGACACGGCGACTGGGTGCGGCCGTGCAAGCAGGGCGAACTGACGGATAG
- a CDS encoding calcium/sodium antiporter: protein MASLSIDAVVIAATIGGLWIGARLLVDGASALATRLGVSRLVVGLTVVAFGTSMPEFAVTTEAALAGRGDIAVGNVVGSNVFNLGFVLGMTALLGTLDRTRRFVRRDGVALALAAVALLVLIQDGRFTRLEGGLFLLGLLAYLSIVVRGGSIETVAEPAEPTRPLADAARLLVGLVLVVGSARLLVASASAIAAAAGVSEWAIGVTVVAAGTSTPELVTALVAARRGHSGLSVGSLLGSDLFNILGVLGIAGLLGPLSVSPEAPRSVIWLFGTVLLVVALLWTGRQLTRLEGAALLVLAVIRWAINLL from the coding sequence ATGGCCAGTCTCTCGATCGACGCCGTCGTGATCGCCGCGACGATCGGCGGGCTCTGGATCGGTGCCCGATTGCTGGTCGATGGCGCGTCGGCGCTGGCGACGCGGCTGGGCGTCAGTCGCCTCGTCGTCGGGCTGACTGTCGTCGCGTTCGGGACCTCGATGCCGGAGTTCGCCGTCACTACCGAAGCGGCGCTGGCCGGTCGCGGGGATATCGCCGTCGGCAACGTCGTCGGCTCGAACGTGTTCAACCTCGGGTTCGTCCTCGGCATGACGGCGCTGCTCGGGACGCTCGACCGGACGCGCCGGTTCGTTCGTCGGGACGGTGTCGCGCTCGCGCTGGCCGCCGTCGCGCTGCTCGTCCTGATCCAGGACGGCCGGTTCACCCGACTGGAAGGGGGATTGTTCCTGCTGGGACTGTTGGCCTACCTGTCGATCGTGGTCCGCGGCGGTTCGATCGAGACCGTCGCCGAACCGGCCGAGCCGACGCGGCCGCTGGCCGACGCCGCTCGCCTCCTCGTCGGTCTCGTCCTGGTCGTCGGGAGCGCCCGGCTGCTGGTCGCCAGTGCCTCGGCTATCGCGGCGGCCGCGGGCGTCTCCGAGTGGGCAATCGGCGTCACCGTCGTCGCCGCCGGAACGTCGACGCCGGAGCTGGTGACCGCGCTGGTCGCCGCCAGACGGGGCCACTCCGGGCTCTCGGTCGGCAGCCTCCTCGGAAGCGACCTCTTCAACATCCTGGGTGTGCTCGGTATCGCCGGGTTGCTGGGCCCGCTCTCGGTCTCGCCGGAAGCCCCCCGGAGCGTCATCTGGCTGTTCGGAACGGTCCTGCTGGTCGTCGCGCTGCTGTGGACTGGCCGACAGTTGACCCGGCTGGAAGGTGCTGCGTTGCTCGTGCTCGCGGTGATCCGCTGGGCGATCAATCTCCTGTGA
- a CDS encoding RAD55 family ATPase translates to MVRIPFGIRQLDTTIDGGAPPGSVVLLSGEAGAGAREFMYTSPLITGLAKADPELFDLYYGDLPSGAELPEAVHYVSLTASEDQFRAEASRAFEDELFETGMEAVEYHDLSTTYFHVSPVPRQWYAERAPSIKDIRTRDDREELLTVLGNLLSENARNNLVVIDSLSDLISAVGDRADIEWADVTFFLKGLQKVAHEWNGLILTYLNFETISETRNGQLVDAADGTLKFEWASGGSTLARTMVVKQFRGVLSQLESEDIVRFETEFTDAGFDISDVRKIR, encoded by the coding sequence ATGGTCCGCATTCCGTTCGGGATCCGCCAGCTCGATACGACAATCGACGGCGGTGCCCCGCCGGGGAGCGTCGTCCTGCTCTCGGGGGAGGCCGGCGCTGGCGCTCGCGAGTTTATGTACACCAGCCCACTGATAACCGGGCTCGCGAAGGCCGACCCGGAGCTGTTCGACCTCTATTACGGCGATCTCCCGTCAGGCGCAGAACTCCCGGAAGCGGTGCATTACGTCTCGCTGACCGCGAGCGAGGACCAGTTTCGGGCGGAGGCCAGTCGCGCCTTCGAGGACGAACTCTTCGAAACGGGGATGGAGGCGGTCGAATATCACGACCTCTCGACGACGTACTTCCACGTCAGCCCTGTCCCTCGCCAGTGGTACGCCGAGCGGGCACCCTCTATCAAAGACATCCGGACGCGAGACGACCGCGAGGAGCTGCTGACGGTGCTGGGCAACCTGCTCAGCGAGAACGCCCGGAACAACCTGGTCGTGATCGACTCGCTGTCGGACCTGATCAGCGCCGTCGGCGACCGGGCCGACATCGAATGGGCCGACGTGACGTTCTTCCTGAAGGGGCTCCAGAAGGTCGCCCACGAGTGGAACGGGCTCATCCTGACCTATCTCAACTTCGAGACGATCTCGGAGACGCGAAACGGACAGCTCGTCGACGCCGCCGACGGGACGCTCAAATTCGAGTGGGCCAGCGGCGGCTCGACGCTCGCCCGGACGATGGTCGTCAAGCAGTTCCGTGGCGTGTTGAGCCAGCTGGAATCGGAGGACATCGTCCGCTTCGAGACGGAATTTACCGACGCCGGCTTCGACATCAGCGACGTCCGGAAGATCCGCTAG
- a CDS encoding TetR/AcrR family transcriptional regulator, with product MDASTGDPAGEISETRRELLEATRDAMCKHGFADLTMQAIADESEKSKAALHYHFDTKAELLAETLSYLLAEFIEQVDTGPDGDPEARLQALTEAQLFGPNGRDGDSSGHWEYHSMLIEIQSHAPHNETFKGQFTTNYDHVRQLYAEIIEDGIEQGVFEPVDPEGTAAHIMAVIKGARVHHVTTDRDDIAETVHETLQEQVFDSLRS from the coding sequence ATGGACGCTTCGACCGGGGACCCGGCGGGGGAGATCAGCGAGACGCGACGGGAGTTGCTCGAAGCTACCCGCGATGCGATGTGCAAACACGGCTTTGCGGACCTGACGATGCAGGCCATCGCCGACGAGTCCGAGAAGAGCAAGGCGGCCCTGCACTATCATTTCGATACGAAGGCGGAACTGCTCGCCGAGACGCTGTCGTACCTGCTCGCTGAGTTCATCGAGCAGGTCGATACCGGGCCGGACGGCGATCCGGAGGCGCGACTGCAGGCGCTGACGGAGGCCCAGCTGTTCGGCCCCAACGGCCGGGACGGCGACTCCAGCGGCCACTGGGAGTATCACTCCATGCTGATCGAGATTCAGTCGCACGCCCCCCACAACGAGACGTTCAAGGGGCAGTTCACGACCAACTACGATCACGTCCGGCAGCTGTACGCCGAGATCATCGAGGACGGTATCGAGCAGGGCGTCTTCGAACCGGTCGATCCCGAGGGGACCGCCGCGCACATCATGGCCGTCATCAAGGGCGCGCGCGTCCACCACGTCACGACCGACCGCGACGACATCGCCGAGACCGTCCACGAGACGCTGCAGGAACAGGTGTTCGACTCGCTGCGTTCCTGA
- a CDS encoding SRPBCC family protein, producing the protein MIHSEADLTVSVPPRTAFAFVADPYNLVKLLPGLIDVRGVSERSDGTRRGRYQYELAGISLTGAFEESQYEEPALLVRSLSGAIEGTWRYRFEEAPGGTTISHAAELEFPETVLDRLPELAVQAYVDGELQTAIATLRAFLNAEESETGQ; encoded by the coding sequence ATGATCCACTCGGAAGCAGATCTCACCGTCTCCGTCCCGCCGCGGACCGCGTTCGCCTTCGTCGCGGATCCGTACAACCTCGTGAAGCTACTTCCGGGACTGATCGACGTACGCGGCGTGAGCGAGCGCTCGGACGGCACCAGACGTGGCCGGTACCAGTACGAGCTGGCGGGGATCTCGCTGACGGGCGCGTTCGAAGAGAGCCAGTACGAGGAGCCGGCACTGCTGGTCCGGTCGCTCAGCGGCGCGATCGAGGGGACCTGGCGATACCGGTTCGAGGAGGCACCCGGCGGCACGACGATCTCCCACGCTGCGGAACTGGAGTTTCCCGAGACGGTCCTCGATCGACTGCCCGAACTCGCGGTGCAAGCGTACGTCGACGGCGAGTTGCAGACGGCGATCGCCACGCTCCGGGCGTTTCTGAACGCCGAGGAATCTGAAACGGGACAATAG
- a CDS encoding Brp/Blh family beta-carotene 15,15'-dioxygenase, whose product MSEHASRSTVRLVPDVAGGTTLGVSRAALLALIAVFAGATLVGVEVSLQTQAVVYLFGMVAMNLPHGGFEHFNNLRRRTTEFQLRYVGLYLGSIAAFVALLFLAPVAGLALAISVAVAKGGHGGLHVMDATYGTDHLQTNRQRALAALVRGGAVMAVPIFFFPETFHTFSAIMVDIFEPGGLTAVSPYFDTTRWLIGAGYGALVVAHLGLGYLRSSGTGSYAADLFETLLLVAYFAVVPVVVAVGLYFPLWYSARQVARTTAVDDDTAEESNGEGLLAVLDSNDTRLVALGAWGVLIAGSIATFGLAALLWALSSRPLGGATLPIGLVAFWSIFISIIALPHVVIGSWYDRDRGIWYVP is encoded by the coding sequence ATGTCAGAACACGCTTCCCGATCGACGGTACGGCTCGTCCCCGACGTGGCGGGCGGGACGACGCTGGGGGTGTCCCGCGCGGCACTGCTGGCGCTGATCGCCGTCTTCGCCGGGGCGACGCTGGTCGGCGTCGAAGTGTCCCTACAGACACAGGCAGTCGTCTACCTGTTCGGGATGGTCGCGATGAACCTCCCCCACGGCGGGTTCGAACACTTCAACAACCTCCGGCGGCGGACGACCGAGTTCCAGCTCCGGTACGTGGGGCTGTACCTGGGTAGTATCGCCGCGTTCGTGGCCCTGCTCTTTCTCGCGCCGGTCGCCGGCCTGGCGCTGGCGATCAGCGTCGCCGTCGCGAAGGGGGGCCACGGCGGACTGCACGTCATGGACGCCACGTACGGCACCGATCACCTGCAAACGAACCGCCAGCGGGCGCTGGCGGCGCTGGTCCGCGGCGGGGCTGTGATGGCCGTCCCGATCTTCTTCTTCCCCGAGACGTTCCACACGTTCAGCGCCATCATGGTCGATATCTTCGAGCCTGGTGGACTCACGGCAGTGAGCCCGTACTTCGATACCACGCGGTGGCTGATCGGGGCCGGTTACGGGGCGCTCGTCGTCGCCCATCTCGGACTGGGCTATCTCCGGTCCTCGGGCACCGGTTCCTACGCCGCTGATCTCTTCGAAACGCTGCTGTTGGTCGCGTATTTCGCGGTCGTCCCCGTGGTCGTCGCGGTCGGGCTGTACTTCCCGCTGTGGTACTCCGCCCGGCAGGTCGCCCGGACGACTGCCGTCGATGACGACACTGCCGAGGAGTCCAACGGCGAGGGCCTGCTGGCGGTCCTGGACAGCAACGACACGCGCCTGGTCGCGCTCGGTGCCTGGGGCGTGTTGATCGCCGGCTCGATTGCCACGTTCGGGCTGGCGGCGCTGCTGTGGGCTCTCTCGTCCCGGCCGCTGGGCGGCGCGACCCTCCCGATCGGTCTCGTCGCGTTCTGGAGTATTTTCATCAGTATTATCGCACTCCCGCACGTCGTCATCGGATCGTGGTACGATCGTGACCGCGGGATCTGGTACGTACCCTGA
- a CDS encoding ZIP family metal transporter: MSVATAFTDLFGTNVIVHGLVGGLFIATMNLLGASLILVWRDPSERTLDAALGFAAGVMMAAAFTSLILPGIEATEVVVPGVAAEGLIQPLPVLFGVLLGALALDRSDVIVPHAHYLLTGRKRSDAAGPGETVPSVDDPRVASVVLFILAITLHNMPEGLAVGVGFGSGNVADALPLMVAIGIQNVPEGLAVSVAAINAGLDRRAYAIFAGIRAGVVEVPLAVAGAAAVVVFEPLLPYAMGFAAGAMLFVISDEIVPETHTRGYERVATLGLMVGVVLMLYLDVALG, encoded by the coding sequence ATGAGCGTCGCAACCGCCTTTACCGATCTCTTCGGGACGAACGTCATCGTCCACGGGCTCGTGGGGGGACTCTTCATCGCGACGATGAACCTCCTGGGGGCGTCGCTGATACTCGTCTGGCGCGATCCCAGCGAGCGAACCCTGGACGCGGCACTGGGGTTCGCAGCGGGCGTCATGATGGCTGCCGCGTTCACGAGCCTGATCCTGCCCGGGATCGAGGCGACCGAGGTCGTCGTCCCCGGCGTGGCTGCCGAGGGACTGATCCAGCCTCTGCCGGTCCTCTTTGGGGTGTTGCTGGGTGCGCTCGCGCTCGACCGGAGCGACGTGATCGTGCCACACGCCCACTACTTGCTCACCGGTCGCAAGCGTAGCGACGCGGCCGGGCCGGGCGAGACCGTCCCCTCCGTCGACGATCCACGCGTTGCGTCGGTCGTCCTGTTCATCCTCGCGATCACGCTGCACAACATGCCCGAAGGGCTGGCCGTCGGGGTCGGATTCGGGTCGGGAAACGTCGCGGACGCCCTGCCGCTGATGGTCGCGATCGGCATCCAGAACGTTCCGGAGGGGCTTGCCGTCTCGGTCGCGGCGATCAACGCCGGCCTCGACCGGCGCGCGTACGCGATCTTCGCGGGGATCCGGGCCGGCGTCGTCGAAGTCCCGCTCGCGGTGGCCGGGGCGGCCGCAGTCGTCGTCTTCGAACCGCTCCTTCCCTACGCGATGGGCTTCGCCGCCGGCGCGATGCTGTTCGTCATCAGCGACGAGATCGTTCCCGAAACGCACACCCGGGGGTACGAACGGGTCGCGACGCTCGGACTGATGGTCGGCGTGGTCCTGATGCTGTATCTCGACGTCGCGCTCGGGTGA
- a CDS encoding bacterio-opsin activator domain-containing protein codes for MNAVAETRRLLRVGDAPQSGPVDAEGLERAIQGSVVVETDFAAALDRVLDNDVDGAVVDHHPSGFDGIAFLRAVRQDRPSFPVVLVPAVEDGSVARQAVEQNVTAYVPTSETDVLESVADQVEQHVMIRSEADSRVRMPISDRTAEEEQRLKERAMDEAPVGMAIADATLPDEPLIYVNDSFERITGFTKAETIGVNCRFLQGPDTEIEKTREIRDALDAAEPVSVELRNYHKDGTLFWNQLKITPIRNSAGEVTNYVAFQQDITERKEAEFQIERERERLQRLLDRINGLIGDVTEIVVTADSTADVYERAVDRIGSDDAISRAWIGEYDPGARLVRTRAGSDDAEIDLASPGAEPLATAIDEQSLARLDDSAVGPAGCRDGENGVVIPLTYRRTTYGVLAVYSHTQSFDEEETTVLQALGRSIGAAINDLLSKQTVTTDAVIEIGVEIHDNTPLTALAGEIGDDAVHENTLVRHDGDLLLLFEVDGDIDAVVTAAEGIPAVSEATVLASDDAPVVEVAVERPQFVSTLSEYGAQLATVEFDPNAVELRFSVATEQNGRAIVDELEDSYGAVELVAYHESDQPTQTRQGFRAAVEDELTDRQLTALQKAYVSGFFEWPRRSDGDQLAASMDVVPSTFYQHLRAAEKKLLTSFFEGS; via the coding sequence ATGAACGCGGTGGCGGAGACGCGGCGGCTCTTGCGCGTGGGCGACGCCCCACAGTCCGGCCCGGTGGACGCCGAGGGACTGGAGCGGGCGATTCAGGGATCCGTCGTCGTCGAGACCGACTTCGCGGCGGCGCTGGATCGCGTCCTCGACAACGATGTCGACGGGGCGGTCGTCGATCACCACCCGTCCGGCTTCGACGGGATTGCCTTCCTGCGGGCGGTACGACAGGACCGCCCGTCGTTCCCGGTCGTTCTCGTGCCGGCGGTCGAGGACGGTAGCGTGGCCCGACAGGCCGTCGAGCAGAACGTGACCGCGTACGTCCCGACGAGCGAGACCGACGTACTCGAGTCGGTCGCCGACCAGGTCGAACAGCACGTCATGATCCGCTCGGAGGCGGATTCGCGGGTGCGCATGCCGATCAGCGATCGGACCGCGGAGGAAGAACAGCGACTCAAGGAGCGCGCGATGGACGAGGCGCCGGTCGGGATGGCGATCGCCGACGCGACGCTGCCGGACGAACCGCTCATCTACGTCAACGACTCCTTCGAGCGCATCACCGGCTTCACCAAAGCGGAGACGATCGGGGTCAACTGCCGGTTCCTGCAGGGCCCGGACACCGAGATCGAGAAGACCCGCGAGATCAGAGACGCCCTCGATGCTGCGGAACCTGTCTCGGTCGAACTGCGCAACTACCACAAGGACGGCACGCTGTTCTGGAATCAACTGAAGATCACGCCGATCCGAAATTCGGCCGGCGAGGTTACCAACTACGTCGCTTTCCAGCAGGACATCACTGAGCGCAAGGAAGCCGAGTTCCAGATCGAACGCGAGCGCGAACGTCTCCAGCGGCTGCTCGATCGCATCAACGGACTGATCGGCGACGTGACCGAGATCGTCGTCACGGCCGACTCGACGGCGGACGTCTACGAGCGGGCCGTCGATCGGATCGGGAGCGACGACGCGATCAGCCGGGCCTGGATCGGCGAATACGATCCCGGAGCGCGGCTCGTGCGGACGCGGGCCGGCAGCGACGACGCGGAGATCGATCTCGCGAGTCCCGGCGCCGAACCGCTCGCGACTGCGATCGACGAGCAGTCGCTCGCCCGCCTCGACGATTCGGCGGTCGGGCCCGCCGGCTGTCGGGACGGCGAGAACGGGGTCGTCATCCCGCTGACCTACCGGCGGACGACCTACGGCGTGCTGGCCGTCTACAGCCACACTCAGTCGTTCGACGAGGAGGAGACGACCGTCCTGCAGGCGCTCGGGCGCTCGATCGGCGCGGCGATCAATGATCTCCTGAGCAAACAGACAGTGACGACCGACGCGGTGATCGAGATCGGCGTCGAGATCCACGACAACACGCCGCTGACGGCGCTCGCTGGCGAGATCGGTGACGACGCCGTTCACGAGAACACGCTCGTCCGTCACGACGGCGACCTGCTGTTGCTCTTCGAGGTCGACGGCGATATCGACGCCGTCGTGACCGCCGCCGAGGGGATCCCCGCGGTCAGTGAGGCGACCGTCCTCGCGAGCGACGACGCTCCGGTGGTCGAGGTCGCCGTCGAGCGACCGCAGTTCGTGAGCACGCTCTCGGAGTACGGTGCACAACTCGCGACTGTCGAGTTCGATCCGAACGCCGTCGAGTTGCGGTTCAGCGTCGCGACCGAGCAGAACGGCCGGGCGATCGTCGACGAACTCGAGGACAGCTACGGGGCCGTCGAACTGGTCGCGTATCACGAGTCGGACCAGCCGACACAGACCCGGCAGGGCTTCCGGGCGGCCGTCGAGGACGAACTGACCGACAGACAGCTCACTGCGCTGCAGAAGGCCTACGTCAGCGGCTTCTTCGAGTGGCCACGCCGCAGCGACGGCGACCAACTCGCCGCCTCGATGGACGTCGTCCCGTCGACGTTCTACCAGCATCTCCGGGCAGCCGAAAAGAAACTGCTGACCTCCTTCTTCGAGGGGTCGTAG